The Polyodon spathula isolate WHYD16114869_AA chromosome 23, ASM1765450v1, whole genome shotgun sequence genome has a window encoding:
- the LOC121298336 gene encoding CCA tRNA nucleotidyltransferase 1, mitochondrial-like, giving the protein MWRSVFLRPDVVSGIHLLWKTRSLFTMQLKTKEFQSLFTDGLKGIAELFEKHRFELRIAGGAVRDLLNGKQPQDVDFATTATPEEMKTMFQAAGIRMINNKGEQHGTITARLHEQNFEVTTLRVDVVTDGRHAEVEFTTDWEKDAERRDLTINSMFLGLDGTLYDYFNGFEDLQNRKIRFVGSAAERIQEDYLRILRYFRFYGRIAEEPGDHESETLEAIKEHSKGLAAISGERIWMELKKTLTGNHAAHLVNLMYDLDVAQYIGLPVNGSLEELNRVWKNAQHRNPKPMTVLSALFRGQDDVNKLDLRLKISREEKNLGLFLVKHRRDLRKADYETDSLKPFRDYIIDSREPDVQSRICELLKYQGEEQLLAEMEKWSIPRFPVSGHDLRKMGITSGKEIGAILQTLRDLWKKSGYQMDKDELLKDVKNL; this is encoded by the exons ATGTGGAGGAGTGTGTTTCTGAGACCAGATGTGGTTAGTGGAATTCACCTCTTGTGGAAAACCAGAAGCttgttcacaatgcagctgaaGACCAAGGAGTTCCAGTCCCTCTTTACTGATGGGCTGAAGGGTATAGCAG AGCTATTTGAGAAGCACAGATTTGAGCTGAGGATCGCTGGAGGTGCTGTGAGAGATCTCTTGAATGGAAAGCAGCCTCAGGATGTGGACTTTGCCACCACAGCTACCCCTGAGGAGATGAAAACCATGTTCCAGGCAGCTGGTATTCGAATGATCAACAACAAAGGAGAGCAACATGGGACCATAACAGCAAGG CTTCATGAGCAGAACTTTGAGGTGACGACACTGCGAGTGGACGTTGTGACTGATGGAAGGCATGCTGAAGTGGAGTTCACCACAGACTGGGAGAAGGATGCAGAGCGACGGGATCTTACCATCAACTCAATGTTTCTAG GGTTGGATGGCACTCTGTATGATTACTTCAATGGCTTTGAAGACCTGCAGaacagaaagataagatttgtcGGAAGTGCAGCCGAGAGGATCCAGGAAGATTATTTAAGGATCCTGCGATATTTCAG GTTTTACGGCAGGATAGCAGAAGAGCCAGGTGATCACGAGTCTGAGACTTTAGAAGCAATAAAGGAACACTCCAAGGGACTGGCTGCGATCTCCGGAGAGAGAATCTGGATGGAACTGAAGAAGACTCTGACTGGAAACCATGCAGCTCACCTAGTCAACCTCATGTACGACCTGGACGTTGCTCAGTATATCG GGTTACCTGTAAACGGGAGTCTGGAGGAACTAAATCGTGTGTGGAAGAACGCACAGCACCGGAACCCTAAGCCCATGACCGTCCTGTCCGCTCTGTTCCGAGGGCAGGACGATGTGAACAAGCTGGATTTGAGGCTGAAAATCTCCAGAGAAGAGAAGAACCTCGGCCTGTTCTTGGTGAAGCACAGAAGAGATCTACGCAAGGCAGACTATGAGACAGACAGCTTGAAGCCCTTCAGAGACTATATCATAGAC TCAAGGGAGCCAGATGTCCAAAGCAGAATCTGTGAATTGCTGAAATACCAGGGGGAGGAACAGCTGTTAGCAGAAATGGAGAAGTGGTCCATCCCACGTTTCCCAGTCAGCGGGCATGACCTGAGAAAAATGGGGATCACCTCTGGGAAAGAGATCGGCGCAATACTGCAGACTCTGAGGGACCTCTGGAAAAAGAGTGGATATCAAATGGACAAAGATGAACTTCTGAAGGATGTCAAAAATCTATAG
- the si:dkey-178o16.4 gene encoding oxytocin receptor: MALSFQNISNFSLEMEKQQDLERNESLANIEVALLCVIFLCALGLNSGILVILWKRRKQVSRMRVFVLHLCLADLVVAFFQVFPQLFWDITDRFVGPDVVCRLVKYLQIVGMFASTYMIVVMTLDRYQAICKPMVTFQRKRARWNVPVCVAWGISLVGSLPQMFIFSKVEVSPGVFDCWAQFIEPWGLKAYVTWITLVIFICPILTVIVCQVRICRAIQINLYTKTHQHKENAAKIPLPSRASSITGVSKARTKTVKMTVVIVMAYIFCWAPFFIVQLWSVWDENAPTETATFTILMLLANLNSCANPCVYLLFSGSLPKRLATLLCTGRPSLKESVPEETTVISTVYLSLRSLSD; encoded by the exons ATGGCATTATCTTTTCAAAACATCAGCAACTTTAGCCTTGAAATGGAGAAGCAGCAAGACCTGGAGAGAAACGAGAGCCTTGCCAACATTGAAGTCGCCCTTCTGTGCGTAATATTCCTGTGCGCTTTGGGCTTAAATTCGGGGATCCTCGTTATCCTCTGGAAGAGACGAAAGCAGGTTTCCAGAATGCGCGTTTTTGTGCTCCACCTTTGCTTGGCAGATCTCGTGGTGGCTTTTTTTCAAGTTTTCCCACAACTTTTTTGGGACATAACGGACAGATTCGTTGGCCCCGACGTGGTTTGCAGGCTGGTAAAGTATTTGCAGATTGTAGGCATGTTTGCTTCGACATACATGATTGTGGTGATGACCCTGGACCGCTACCAGGCGATATGTAAACCCATGGTGACTTTCCAAAGAAAGAGAGCTCGCTGGAACGTCCCGGTTTGCGTGGCTTGGGGCATCTCTTTGGTCGGAAGCCTCCCTCAGATGTTCATATTTTCCAAGGTTGAAGTTTCACCGGGAGTGTTTGACTGTTGGGCTCAGTTTATAGAGCCGTGGGGACTGAAAGCGTATGTGACGTGGATAACACTGGTGATTTTCATTTGTCCGATCCTTACCGTGATAGTCTGCCAGGTGCGAATCTGTCGAGCTATCCAGATAAACCTGTACACCAAGACGCATCAGCACAAAGAGAACGCTGCTAAGATACCCCTTCCTTCAAGGGCTAGCAGCATCACAGGAGTGTCTAAAGCTAGAACCAAGACTGTGAAAATGACAGTGGTGATTGTAATGGCATACATCTTCTGCTGGGCGCcgttcttcatcgtacagctgtGGTCTGTCTGGGATGAGAATGCCCCCACAGAAA CTGCTACATTTACTATCTTAATGCTGCTGGCAAACCTGAACAGCTGCGCAAACCCCTGCGTCTACCTGCTCTTCAGCGGCTCGCTGCCGAAGAGACTAGCCACTCTGCTCTGCACAGGACGTCCCAGTCTGAAGGAGTCGGTACCGGAAGAAACCACAGTCATCAGCACCGTCTACCTGAGTCTAAGGAGCCTCTCCGACTGA